From one Chryseobacterium sp. 3008163 genomic stretch:
- a CDS encoding DUF438 domain-containing protein, translating into MVKEQFKAGHPVHTYLVEEELIITLLEELINTNPNEEFQKFYNLFNHLATVERRFERKENQLFPFLEQKGWTGPSRNMWSFHDTIRDIFRIIRKNIDDKDLDSAKQNIEYAGQNLKNLMEVEKRVLFPNAMDILSDEEWIKMREGENEIGWMLNESPAKYPDEVQYVHPSEDTTLRTEVVFDENASHFDEGYMTVEQVNLLFRTLPLDLTYVDENDRVIFYNRGEERVFPRSAGIIGREVRFCHPPKSVDTVLKILEAFRKGEQNEASFWFNYRDKLIYVRYFAVRDSEKNYRGVIEMSQDISETKKIEGERRLLEWE; encoded by the coding sequence ATGGTCAAAGAACAATTTAAAGCAGGTCATCCCGTTCATACCTATTTGGTTGAAGAGGAGTTAATCATCACTCTGTTGGAAGAGTTAATTAATACAAATCCGAACGAAGAGTTTCAGAAATTTTATAACCTTTTCAATCATTTAGCAACTGTAGAAAGAAGGTTTGAGCGAAAAGAAAATCAGTTGTTTCCCTTTTTAGAACAAAAGGGCTGGACAGGGCCTTCAAGAAATATGTGGTCTTTTCATGATACGATTCGGGATATTTTCAGAATAATCAGAAAAAATATTGACGATAAAGATTTAGATTCTGCTAAACAAAATATAGAATATGCGGGTCAGAATCTGAAAAACCTGATGGAAGTTGAAAAAAGAGTACTGTTCCCCAATGCGATGGATATTCTCTCAGATGAGGAATGGATAAAAATGCGTGAAGGTGAAAACGAAATAGGCTGGATGCTGAATGAATCACCTGCAAAATATCCTGATGAAGTACAATATGTTCATCCCTCCGAAGATACCACTTTGAGAACAGAGGTTGTTTTTGATGAAAATGCATCACATTTTGATGAAGGATATATGACGGTAGAGCAGGTAAATCTGTTGTTCAGAACTTTGCCATTAGATCTAACGTATGTAGATGAAAACGATCGTGTAATTTTCTATAACCGTGGAGAAGAGCGTGTTTTTCCCAGAAGTGCTGGTATTATAGGAAGGGAAGTTCGTTTTTGCCATCCTCCGAAAAGTGTTGATACGGTACTGAAAATTTTAGAAGCTTTCAGAAAAGGTGAACAAAATGAAGCTTCGTTTTGGTTTAATTACCGAGATAAACTGATTTATGTTAGATATTTTGCAGTCCGTGATTCGGAAAAAAATTATCGTGGCGTAATTGAGATGTCGCAGGATATTTCTGAGACAAAAAAAATTGAAGGGGAGCGAAGACTTTTGGAATGGGAATGA
- a CDS encoding SCO family protein: MKRLLYLLFAFSILSCSKKEEIISPDSIYNVGSVWEKQDGSKISFIDLKGKVIVTTMIFTSCKTACPRLTAEMKKIAKEVGKVDPDNIEYLLISIDPKTDTPEVMKAYLKTHQLDEKEWMFIRSNENDTREIANIMAVKYKEISPIEFSHSNIISVYSKKVHWLTRKKALITIFNALQKKLKSN, from the coding sequence ATGAAACGGTTACTATATCTTTTGTTTGCATTTTCAATTTTGTCGTGCAGCAAAAAAGAAGAGATTATAAGTCCCGACTCGATTTACAACGTGGGGTCAGTATGGGAAAAACAGGATGGAAGTAAAATTTCCTTTATAGATCTTAAAGGGAAAGTAATTGTAACGACAATGATTTTTACCTCATGTAAAACTGCTTGTCCGAGGCTGACTGCGGAAATGAAAAAAATAGCAAAAGAAGTTGGAAAAGTAGATCCTGATAATATCGAATATTTATTGATTTCTATTGACCCTAAAACAGATACTCCTGAAGTTATGAAGGCTTATCTAAAAACCCATCAGCTTGATGAAAAAGAATGGATGTTTATCCGCAGCAACGAAAACGATACAAGGGAAATTGCCAATATTATGGCCGTGAAGTATAAAGAGATTTCTCCTATTGAATTTTCGCACTCCAATATTATTAGTGTGTATTCAAAAAAGGTACACTGGCTTACCAGAAAGAAGGCCTTGATAACAATATTCAACGCACTGCAAAAGAAATTAAAAAGCAACTAG
- the nirK gene encoding copper-containing nitrite reductase, whose product MRKSLLVTAVLSAFISLNSCKQNESASSENKQDAEQIKTDGTTEEHKFAVAPNVPLPIGNRAAKKVIVRLETIEKVGELADGTQYNFWTFNGTVPGSFIRARVGDDIELHLKNNENSTFPHNIDLHAVNGPGGGAEATFVAPGKESVFTFKATNPGLYVYHCATAPVGMHIANGMYGLILIEPEGGLPKVDKEFYIMQGDFYTKGKFGDKGLQEFDMDKAIAEHPDYIVFNGNTGALLGANELQAKVSETVRFYVGNGGPNMTSSFHVIGEIFDKVYIEGGSKINENVQTTVIPPGGASIVEFKATVPGEYVIVDHAIFRAFNKGALGKIKITGAENPAVYKKN is encoded by the coding sequence ATGAGAAAATCACTCTTAGTAACAGCTGTTTTGTCTGCATTCATTAGTTTGAATTCCTGCAAACAAAACGAATCTGCTTCATCTGAAAACAAGCAAGATGCAGAACAGATCAAAACTGACGGAACTACCGAAGAACACAAGTTTGCAGTAGCACCTAATGTTCCCTTACCCATTGGTAACCGTGCTGCAAAAAAAGTTATCGTCAGACTTGAAACCATTGAAAAAGTGGGCGAACTTGCAGATGGAACGCAATATAATTTTTGGACGTTCAACGGAACAGTTCCCGGAAGTTTCATCAGAGCAAGAGTGGGAGATGACATTGAACTTCATCTTAAAAATAACGAAAATTCAACCTTTCCTCACAATATAGATTTACATGCGGTAAACGGCCCCGGAGGTGGAGCAGAAGCAACTTTTGTTGCGCCAGGAAAAGAATCCGTGTTTACTTTTAAAGCAACCAATCCGGGGTTATACGTTTACCATTGTGCAACTGCACCTGTAGGAATGCATATTGCCAACGGAATGTATGGTTTGATTTTAATTGAACCGGAAGGTGGACTGCCAAAAGTGGACAAAGAATTCTACATTATGCAGGGTGATTTCTACACCAAAGGTAAATTTGGAGACAAAGGTCTTCAGGAATTTGATATGGATAAAGCTATTGCCGAACATCCTGATTATATTGTATTCAATGGTAATACAGGTGCCCTGTTAGGTGCAAATGAGCTTCAGGCCAAGGTAAGTGAAACCGTAAGATTCTATGTTGGAAATGGTGGACCAAATATGACATCATCATTCCATGTTATTGGTGAAATTTTCGATAAAGTATACATAGAAGGTGGAAGTAAAATTAATGAGAATGTACAAACAACGGTAATTCCTCCGGGCGGAGCTTCAATCGTAGAGTTTAAAGCGACAGTTCCCGGCGAGTATGTGATTGTGGATCATGCGATTTTCAGAGCCTTTAATAAAGGTGCTTTAGGTAAAATTAAAATCACCGGAGCTGAAAATCCTGCGGTTTACAAAAAAAACTAA
- a CDS encoding RrF2 family transcriptional regulator, whose amino-acid sequence MFSKTCEYAIRALIFIAQKSKDGSRVGIKDISSGIDSPEYFIAKILQDLSRKGFVQSAKGPNGGFYMEGKDLEQSVADIVREIDGDKLFSGCGLGLKECSEDHPCPIHNDFKHIRQKIKDMLENSKIEMFVKNLDLKLTFLKK is encoded by the coding sequence ATGTTTTCTAAAACCTGTGAATACGCCATTCGAGCTTTGATATTTATCGCACAGAAGTCTAAGGACGGAAGTAGGGTGGGGATTAAAGATATTTCATCAGGGATAGATTCTCCGGAATATTTTATTGCTAAAATATTACAGGATCTCAGCAGAAAGGGCTTTGTACAATCAGCAAAAGGACCCAACGGAGGTTTTTACATGGAAGGAAAAGATCTTGAACAGTCTGTAGCTGATATCGTGAGAGAAATAGATGGAGATAAACTCTTTTCGGGTTGTGGTCTCGGTCTTAAAGAATGTTCGGAAGATCATCCTTGTCCTATTCATAATGATTTTAAGCATATTCGCCAGAAAATAAAAGATATGCTGGAAAATTCTAAAATCGAAATGTTTGTTAAAAATCTAGATTTGAAATTGACTTTTCTAAAAAAATAA
- a CDS encoding nitric-oxide reductase large subunit — MTTKKLWTWLAAVIIGSFAVLIYYGVDIYRKIPPVPDKVVTADGTVMATGQDIKDGQNVWQSIGGQTVGSIWGHGAYIAPDWSADYLHRESLLLLDELAKKDGKTYKDLPDDEQARYKVLLKREIRKNTLDEATQTIVISPERAKVQAELAEYYAKIFMNDAEMNQLRDHYAIPKNTVKTEERMAKMNAFFSWAAWVCITDRPGDTGITYTNNWPHDELIGNIPPPSLHLWSGFSVLMLLGCVGLLVFYHAKNKEEEISEMLPLEDPLRSMKPTASMRATLKYIWVVALLILVQMFAGVITAHYGVEGSGFYGFPLDEFLPQSISRSWHVQLAIFWIATSWLATGLYIAPAVSGYEPKYQVLGVNILFGALLIVVFGSLAGQWLGVMQKLGYVDNFLWGHSGYEYVELGRIWQILLLVGLILWLILMVRALLPALKKKDGDRHLLLLFTLSAVAIALFYGAGLMYGRQTHMAIAEYWRWWVVHLWVEGFFEVFATVVAAFLFTRLGLLRLKAATHAVLFSTIIFLAGGILGTFHHLYFSATPTAVLALGATFSALEIVPLVLIGFEAYQNYQISKSTKWIKAYKWPIYCFIAMCFWNFLGAGIFGFAINPPIALYYIQGLNTTAVHGHAALFGVYGILGIGLMMFMLRGLYPDREWNDKLIGWAFWLTNIGLLVMVTISLLPIGIMQSVASIKEGYWYARSAEFMQTDMMHTLRWLRVPGDILLAIGEMLLVIFIIGLKTGWSLKDKR; from the coding sequence ATGACAACTAAAAAGTTATGGACCTGGCTTGCTGCCGTTATTATCGGATCATTTGCCGTTTTGATTTACTACGGTGTAGATATTTACAGGAAAATCCCTCCGGTTCCCGATAAAGTTGTTACAGCTGATGGAACAGTTATGGCAACAGGGCAAGATATAAAAGATGGTCAAAATGTTTGGCAGTCGATCGGTGGACAGACTGTTGGGAGTATTTGGGGGCACGGAGCCTATATTGCACCCGATTGGAGCGCAGATTACCTTCATCGCGAATCTCTGCTTTTATTAGATGAATTGGCAAAAAAAGACGGGAAAACTTATAAAGATCTTCCCGATGATGAGCAGGCAAGATATAAGGTACTTCTGAAAAGAGAAATCCGAAAAAACACTTTAGATGAGGCAACTCAGACGATTGTAATTTCTCCTGAAAGAGCTAAAGTACAGGCAGAATTAGCAGAATATTATGCTAAGATATTTATGAATGATGCGGAGATGAATCAGCTTCGTGACCATTATGCCATTCCTAAAAATACAGTGAAAACTGAGGAGAGGATGGCAAAAATGAATGCTTTTTTCTCTTGGGCAGCCTGGGTTTGTATCACAGATCGTCCCGGAGACACAGGAATTACATACACCAACAATTGGCCTCATGATGAACTGATAGGAAATATTCCTCCACCATCGCTGCATTTGTGGTCTGGATTCAGTGTATTAATGTTATTAGGTTGCGTTGGGTTGTTGGTTTTCTATCACGCTAAAAATAAAGAAGAAGAGATCAGTGAAATGCTTCCATTGGAAGATCCTTTGAGAAGTATGAAACCTACAGCCTCGATGCGTGCAACTTTAAAATACATTTGGGTTGTTGCTTTATTGATTTTAGTGCAAATGTTTGCAGGTGTCATCACAGCGCATTACGGAGTTGAAGGAAGTGGGTTCTATGGTTTTCCGCTCGATGAGTTTTTACCGCAGTCAATTTCGAGAAGCTGGCATGTGCAATTAGCTATTTTCTGGATTGCAACTTCTTGGTTAGCGACAGGATTATACATCGCTCCTGCAGTTTCAGGATACGAGCCAAAATATCAGGTTTTGGGTGTCAATATTTTGTTTGGAGCCCTATTGATCGTAGTTTTTGGCTCATTAGCCGGACAATGGTTAGGCGTGATGCAAAAGTTGGGCTATGTAGATAATTTCCTTTGGGGACATTCTGGTTATGAGTATGTAGAATTGGGAAGAATTTGGCAGATCTTATTGTTAGTGGGATTAATTCTTTGGTTAATTTTAATGGTAAGAGCTCTTTTACCAGCATTGAAAAAGAAAGATGGCGACAGACATTTATTATTACTCTTTACACTTTCCGCAGTGGCAATCGCATTATTTTATGGTGCAGGATTGATGTATGGAAGACAAACCCACATGGCAATTGCAGAATATTGGAGATGGTGGGTGGTTCATCTTTGGGTAGAAGGATTCTTTGAAGTATTTGCAACCGTTGTAGCTGCGTTTTTATTTACGAGATTAGGATTACTAAGATTAAAAGCAGCAACTCACGCAGTATTATTTTCTACAATTATTTTCCTTGCCGGAGGTATTTTGGGGACGTTCCACCATTTATATTTCAGTGCAACACCAACAGCAGTTCTGGCTTTGGGAGCAACATTTAGTGCACTCGAAATTGTTCCGTTGGTTTTAATAGGATTTGAAGCGTATCAAAATTACCAAATTAGTAAATCTACCAAATGGATCAAAGCGTATAAGTGGCCAATTTACTGTTTCATTGCAATGTGTTTCTGGAATTTCTTAGGAGCAGGTATTTTCGGATTTGCCATTAATCCACCGATAGCATTGTACTATATTCAAGGGCTTAATACCACTGCAGTTCACGGCCATGCTGCACTATTTGGAGTGTATGGAATCCTGGGAATTGGTTTGATGATGTTTATGTTGAGAGGATTGTATCCGGACAGAGAATGGAATGATAAACTGATCGGTTGGGCTTTTTGGTTAACTAATATCGGATTATTGGTGATGGTAACCATCAGTTTGCTGCCGATAGGAATTATGCAATCTGTAGCCTCAATTAAAGAAGGGTATTGGTATGCACGTTCCGCCGAATTTATGCAAACCGATATGATGCATACATTGAGATGGCTACGTGTTCCGGGTGATATTTTATTGGCAATAGGAGAAATGCTGTTAGTAATTTTCATTATCGGACTGAAAACCGGCTGGTCTTTAAAAGATAAAAGATAA
- a CDS encoding TonB-dependent receptor domain-containing protein, with product MIKAVVGASYNSRNNIKAQEYGTHFETGEKNVLYDFPKGSDHAFDYKGGIIVEPVKNHLITLSASKRSRFASQKERYSSRFGSQVPNPDLKSEYTWAYDITYSAKLGNKFNYEVSGFINNVKDAIFARTVGALDNGNPVSQNVNIGKAVFQGYELAFGYMPIKNMTLGANYSYIDMKDKTEGSNEKFTDVPNHKLMAYTKLEVPKLRSTLNVNMEFYGKRYTTSTGDQAPEFTLVNAKLSVNIVKGVNFDFGVRNLLDRDYYLSYGYPKEGRSFITALRYHF from the coding sequence TTGATAAAAGCCGTAGTGGGAGCTTCTTACAATTCAAGAAATAATATCAAGGCTCAGGAATACGGAACTCACTTTGAAACAGGAGAAAAAAATGTACTGTATGATTTTCCAAAAGGTTCAGATCACGCTTTCGATTACAAAGGAGGAATTATTGTGGAACCTGTAAAGAATCATTTAATCACACTTTCAGCTTCCAAAAGATCAAGATTTGCCTCTCAGAAAGAAAGATATTCAAGCCGATTCGGAAGTCAGGTTCCCAATCCGGATTTGAAATCAGAATACACCTGGGCTTATGATATCACCTATTCTGCAAAGTTGGGAAACAAATTCAACTATGAAGTTTCAGGTTTCATCAATAATGTGAAAGATGCCATTTTTGCCAGAACAGTCGGCGCTTTAGACAACGGAAACCCCGTCAGTCAAAATGTGAATATCGGCAAAGCCGTTTTCCAGGGTTATGAACTGGCGTTCGGATATATGCCGATTAAAAATATGACTTTAGGAGCTAACTACAGCTATATCGATATGAAAGATAAAACGGAAGGTAGTAACGAAAAATTTACCGACGTTCCGAATCATAAATTAATGGCTTATACTAAATTGGAAGTACCAAAATTACGCTCTACACTTAATGTAAATATGGAATTTTATGGAAAAAGATACACAACAAGTACAGGAGATCAGGCACCCGAATTTACGTTGGTTAATGCTAAATTATCGGTAAACATTGTGAAAGGAGTCAACTTTGATTTTGGTGTCAGAAATTTATTGGACAGAGATTATTATTTGTCTTATGGCTATCCTAAAGAAGGAAGATCTTTTATAACTGCATTGCGATATCATTTTTAA
- a CDS encoding formylglycine-generating enzyme family protein, whose product MVRIDGGVYEAFIGKDSGRTVKVETFYLDDSPVTNADYLRFLKANPQWTKSKVKRLYADSSYLQHWKSDYEIPENLSPDAPVTNVSWYAAKEYARSVGKRLPTIDEWEFTALADRNSKNASKKPEFTDYILKSYQKKDKNKQVIKQDLPNYYGVYDMYGMVWEWTFDFNSVMMSGESRKDNTTNESLFCAGAAITSSDLRNYAGFVRYALRGSLKADYCLNNLGFRCAKNLNK is encoded by the coding sequence ATGGTAAGAATTGACGGAGGTGTCTATGAAGCTTTTATAGGTAAAGATTCAGGAAGAACTGTAAAAGTAGAAACCTTTTATCTGGACGACAGCCCGGTTACCAATGCAGACTATCTCAGATTTCTTAAAGCAAATCCTCAATGGACCAAAAGTAAAGTAAAACGTCTTTATGCAGACAGCTCATATCTTCAACATTGGAAAAGTGATTACGAAATACCCGAAAATCTAAGTCCGGATGCACCAGTTACAAATGTTTCCTGGTACGCAGCTAAAGAGTATGCAAGAAGTGTTGGTAAAAGATTACCTACAATTGACGAATGGGAATTTACAGCATTGGCAGATCGTAATTCAAAAAATGCTTCTAAGAAACCTGAGTTTACGGACTATATTTTAAAATCATATCAGAAAAAGGATAAAAATAAGCAAGTTATCAAACAAGATTTACCTAATTATTATGGTGTTTATGATATGTATGGAATGGTTTGGGAATGGACATTTGATTTTAATTCTGTAATGATGAGCGGAGAATCCCGCAAGGATAATACGACAAACGAATCTCTTTTCTGTGCAGGTGCTGCCATCACTTCTAGTGATCTTAGAAATTATGCCGGATTCGTGAGATATGCACTCAGAGGGAGCCTTAAAGCTGATTATTGTCTTAATAACTTAGGATTCAGATGTGCAAAAAATTTAAATAAATAA
- a CDS encoding molybdenum cofactor biosynthesis protein MoaE, giving the protein MKNIFIEGPINPAFVAESITKHTVKTAIGGHSIFLGQIREDLIDDKKVEAIDFTTYHEMALEKAGEIREDIITKYELTCAHIYHSLGKIKVGEICLFVFTSAPHRKEAIRACDEMVDRIKKEVPLWGKEIWEDNTHTWKENK; this is encoded by the coding sequence ATTAAAAATATTTTTATCGAAGGCCCTATAAATCCTGCTTTTGTTGCGGAAAGCATCACTAAGCATACAGTAAAAACTGCTATTGGAGGACATAGTATTTTTCTCGGTCAGATCCGTGAAGATTTAATTGACGATAAAAAAGTAGAAGCAATTGATTTCACCACATATCATGAAATGGCCTTAGAAAAAGCTGGAGAAATTCGCGAAGATATCATTACAAAATATGAATTGACTTGCGCACATATTTACCATTCTCTGGGCAAAATCAAAGTTGGCGAAATATGTCTTTTCGTCTTCACTTCAGCCCCACATCGCAAGGAAGCCATTCGTGCCTGCGATGAAATGGTTGATAGGATCAAGAAAGAAGTTCCTTTATGGGGGAAAGAAATATGGGAAGATAATACTCACACTTGGAAAGAAAATAAATAA
- the moaCB gene encoding bifunctional molybdenum cofactor biosynthesis protein MoaC/MoaB, with protein MVNITHKNSTLRKALAEAVLSVSSQDTIDAIVNNKVPKGNVFEMSKTAGLFAAKKTSDMIPDCHPLPIEYTSIQFEIRDLDIYITSEIHTIYKTGVEVEAMHSASVVALTMYDMLKPIDKNIEIRNIRLIEKKGGKSDIKDSGEGIDASVIVCSDSIFAGKKEDKAGKAIISSLEKNNVKTNDYVIIPDEVLEIQNKIKSDIENGIDLIMITGGTGLSKRDVTPEAVRPLLDREIPGIAEAIRSYGQLRTPYSMLSRSLAGMIGDTLIIALPGSTKGAEESMDAIFPGILHIYKILNGGKH; from the coding sequence ATGGTTAATATTACTCACAAAAATAGTACTCTCAGAAAAGCTTTAGCCGAAGCTGTACTGAGCGTTAGTTCACAAGATACAATTGATGCAATAGTTAACAACAAAGTTCCTAAAGGCAATGTTTTTGAAATGTCAAAAACAGCAGGATTATTTGCAGCAAAAAAAACAAGTGACATGATTCCTGATTGTCATCCGCTTCCGATAGAATATACTTCCATACAGTTTGAAATTAGAGATCTTGATATTTATATTACTTCAGAGATTCACACGATTTATAAAACGGGTGTGGAAGTAGAGGCAATGCACTCGGCATCCGTTGTAGCGCTTACAATGTACGATATGCTGAAGCCAATCGATAAAAACATTGAAATCAGAAATATCAGACTCATTGAGAAAAAGGGCGGAAAATCTGATATCAAAGATTCGGGAGAAGGTATCGATGCTTCTGTAATTGTTTGTTCCGACAGTATTTTTGCAGGAAAAAAAGAAGATAAAGCAGGGAAAGCAATTATTTCATCTTTAGAAAAGAATAATGTAAAGACAAATGATTATGTAATTATTCCTGATGAAGTTTTAGAAATTCAAAATAAAATAAAGTCTGATATTGAAAATGGGATTGACCTAATAATGATTACAGGCGGAACCGGACTTTCAAAAAGAGACGTTACACCAGAAGCAGTTCGTCCGCTTTTAGACAGAGAAATTCCCGGAATTGCCGAAGCAATCAGAAGCTACGGGCAATTGCGAACTCCTTATTCTATGCTTTCCAGAAGTCTTGCCGGAATGATTGGCGATACGTTGATTATTGCACTTCCCGGCTCTACAAAAGGTGCGGAAGAATCTATGGATGCCATCTTCCCTGGAATTTTACATATCTATAAAATTTTGAACGGAGGAAAACATTAA
- a CDS encoding ThiF family adenylyltransferase, protein MVGAGGLGCPVLQILVSTGVGVVGIVDFDTIELENLHRQSLYREQDVGLPKVITAVEHLSKINSEIEIIAFQEMITGKNVLSMIHNFDVVVDCTDNFATRYLLNDACYLMKKPLVYASIFQNEGQVSVFNVEKENQITNYRDLFPVPPNQNEVPNCNEAGVLPAHSAVIGTFQANEVIKLLIDSPETLIHQLLVFNTKNYESMKINFKESTEKSGPKTIQEFLNFNYNEFCNSFDNSIKSHQELISFLNQNNSILIDVRESDEQPKIALAKTLEIPLSSLEQNLNKLNCYTSICFVCASGARSQKALKLLKSHFPDKEIKHLKSGIKSIQQ, encoded by the coding sequence GTGGTCGGCGCAGGTGGATTGGGATGCCCGGTTCTCCAGATATTGGTGTCTACGGGCGTTGGGGTAGTAGGTATAGTAGATTTTGATACAATAGAATTAGAAAACCTTCATCGCCAGTCTTTGTACAGAGAGCAAGATGTAGGATTACCCAAAGTTATTACCGCGGTAGAACATCTAAGTAAAATTAATTCTGAAATTGAGATTATTGCATTTCAGGAAATGATAACGGGTAAAAATGTTTTGTCGATGATCCATAATTTTGATGTAGTGGTAGATTGCACAGACAATTTTGCAACAAGATATTTGTTGAATGACGCTTGCTATCTGATGAAAAAACCTTTGGTCTATGCCTCTATTTTTCAGAATGAAGGTCAGGTTTCGGTTTTTAATGTGGAAAAGGAAAATCAAATCACCAATTATCGGGATCTTTTCCCGGTTCCACCCAATCAGAATGAAGTTCCGAACTGTAATGAAGCCGGAGTTTTGCCTGCGCATTCGGCGGTTATCGGTACTTTTCAGGCAAATGAAGTTATCAAATTATTGATTGACTCTCCCGAAACTCTGATTCACCAATTATTGGTTTTCAACACGAAGAATTATGAGTCAATGAAAATCAATTTTAAGGAAAGTACGGAAAAATCAGGACCGAAAACGATTCAAGAATTTCTGAACTTTAATTATAATGAATTTTGTAACAGTTTTGATAATAGCATAAAATCACATCAGGAATTGATATCGTTTTTAAATCAAAACAACAGTATTTTGATAGATGTAAGGGAAAGCGATGAACAACCTAAAATTGCATTAGCAAAGACTTTAGAAATTCCGTTAAGTTCACTGGAACAAAATCTGAACAAACTAAATTGTTACACATCCATCTGTTTTGTCTGTGCTTCAGGAGCTCGAAGCCAAAAAGCATTAAAACTGTTAAAAAGTCACTTTCCTGATAAAGAAATAAAGCATCTTAAATCAGGGATAAAATCAATTCAACAATGA
- a CDS encoding MoaD/ThiS family protein: MKLKIFGKLTDIFTTDEYNFSLENIKSIAELKLMLEKEFPKLKETTYLVAVNGTKAENTQAISNVSEIALLPPYSGG, from the coding sequence ATGAAACTTAAAATATTTGGAAAACTCACGGATATCTTTACAACGGATGAATATAATTTTTCTTTAGAAAACATAAAATCCATTGCTGAACTGAAATTGATGCTTGAAAAAGAATTCCCCAAACTAAAAGAAACGACTTATTTGGTCGCCGTTAACGGAACTAAAGCAGAAAATACTCAAGCAATCTCTAATGTATCTGAAATAGCTTTATTGCCTCCATATTCAGGTGGTTAA
- a CDS encoding c-type cytochrome: protein MKKVVLGAVLSALTMISCSDKKPTETAVESNVMLEEPKTIDSAAMASKSETLTPEAEGKELLEGMDCLSCHKVDAKLVGPSYQDVAAKYTEADIDMLAQKIIDGGKGNWGDIPMTPHSGMSKENAQKMVKYILSLKK, encoded by the coding sequence ATGAAAAAGGTAGTATTAGGTGCAGTTTTATCAGCACTCACAATGATCTCATGCTCAGATAAAAAGCCAACAGAAACAGCGGTAGAATCTAATGTAATGCTTGAAGAGCCTAAGACAATAGATTCTGCAGCAATGGCATCTAAATCTGAAACATTAACACCCGAAGCCGAAGGAAAAGAGTTGTTAGAAGGAATGGATTGTCTGTCATGTCATAAAGTAGACGCTAAATTGGTTGGTCCATCATATCAGGATGTTGCAGCAAAATATACAGAAGCTGATATTGATATGCTTGCGCAGAAAATCATTGATGGCGGAAAAGGAAACTGGGGAGATATCCCAATGACACCTCACTCAGGAATGAGTAAAGAAAATGCTCAGAAGATGGTAAAATATATTCTTTCTTTAAAAAAATAG